The Phragmites australis chromosome 1, lpPhrAust1.1, whole genome shotgun sequence genomic interval GAGACGAAGATTTTAGTGATGGGTGAGTTGAGAACGCAGAAATTTCACATGAAACAGTTCTGTTTCTGcagaaattaagaaaaaattatattataattatGACCTAGTCTAAATAATGTTATAACAAAGTATAATCTCTTTTAATCAATGTTGTAACCAAGTTGGTGCGACAGAGCTTGCGGAGGCTTTCATCGACGGCCAGGTAAATTTCCATCTTGTTGCATTTTAAGTGGAACCTGGTATTTCGACGAAGTCCAACGAAACTAAAAAGGGGTAATTCTACAGCGCATGACCAGGCATTATTTTCGGAGCAAATTCAGATGGATGGTACACAGCAAACCCTTCAACCAGCATCCTGTGACCTTAGAATCGTCTGTCTCCTCACCAAACAAAATCATTTACGTCTATTAAGTCAGCATTTCTGCATCGTAAAAAAAACTCAAGTTGCAGAATATGTTGGAATATATCCACTTGCAAGTATTATATGCTCTGAAAAAAGACAAGCATTCTACATTCTTTTCTAGGCCACGGCTATGAACTCTGAGATTTTTTAAATGCACCGATTCATCTTTATGGAAAAAGTGTGATAGATGCGTATAATCCTAAGGTCATATTTTCTTTTCCGCGCATCTCAGAACTAATATAAAACAGAACAATGCTGAAGTGTGAAGTTGACCTCATCGATACAACCTTTTAAGTATGACAGCAAGGCCTCTTAATTTAAGCATTCCTTGTCCGTTACAATGCGCCTTGCTCCCAGTATGGACATATATATGTAGCTACAAATCTCAAGTCTGTTGATGATATATGTATGTAATATATGACAATAtacaggaaaaaggaaaaaagaaatttgGAAGGTGGAGGAGCAAAACCCAGTAACCTCTTGCATGTTAAAATTTTCCTGATAACAATGAAAATTTTCTTGCCTGAGTATTTTTCACCGAGGGAATGGATCCAAGTCTCACCGCGCCAAACAAGTTATCTAACCTTGCATTCAAAAACCTTCCTTTTTCCCGTTTTGGGCATGAACAGAAGAACGCAAAAATTGCAAGTGAATTGAGCTTGCTTGTAGCCTATCAAATGCTCTTATTGTGATGGTAGAGAAAACCACCCTCGCCGAGCCTTCTCTAAGGAGGCCACAGCTTCTTATTCACATTGGAGAGGCCTATCGGAACTGATGTCAAAGAGCAAGATAAAATGCATTATCAGCAGCAGTAAGTTACATAAGAAGTAGGAAAATTCACAGGAAGCCTAACCCACCTGTATCAAGTGATAGAAAAATTGTGCTGAGAGGATCACTCCACTCAGCTCAGAAAAATTAGTGACCACCACCAGGGCTTGAACTGCTGCCACCTGCGGTAGAAGTCTGAGCTCGCATGATAGTGTCTGGAGGGAAAACCCCTTTTGGCAAGATTGCTCCAACAGGCTCGGGTGTTGCCACTGGTGACACTACTTGGTTGACAGAAGGGTCTTTAGTTGAAATATATTCTGGCCTTAGATCTGGGGAAGATGAAGATGGAGCCAATGTGGCAACAGGGAAGCCGAGAGGATAGGGAGCAATTGATATGTCAGATAGGGGCAAAGCAGATGAACTGTAGCCTAGTGTACCCATTGGGTGATCATATTTGCATGCAACTCCATATCTGCAATATCCATTTTGGGCAAAGTACGCACATGGCTGAGCACCCTGCAAATTAAGATAACAGAGAAGATTGGTAAGAACTGCATATCACATTACATGAAAACATAACAAATAACTACATGATCCAAGTCCAGCACAATTTTTCCTGGCATATTAAACAAACTTCAGTAAGAGGTATATACTTTGAGGATTTTGCAACTAATACAGGATTTGACACCAATAATCACAATTAGTGTGGAGCTGGAATATGCAACTAATCATGGAGCAAATAAACTTGTTATAAACAGGTATTTTCGTAATATATGGGGCATTTTGCAGTGTACAATGAAGTTCAGCCATATATTAACATTTCAGAAGGGCAACTTAGCCCCCCTAAACTCTTTTGCTTACTTGAACTGAACACTTCAGTTAGACAGGGGAGATGTAATCGCGAGTGATACACTTGTTGGCACAACAATTAGTACTGTATCAAGATTGAAGATTCTATATCTTTCTTTGTTCTCcacccaaaaaaataaaataaaattgtatcATGATTCTGAGCAAATGACAAAGTAGATGATCGCTTGATTCTCATTGTGATAACACTTTCTAAAACTTGCATAGTTTATGACTACCTGCTGCAGTGATTCATCATAAAGCATTTCATTATCACAGAATTAGATTAAGAAAATTATATAGCTATCATTTCAGTTAGTTAAAAAAAGATTTCTACCAGGTAATCATCAGGGGAAAAAATTGCAGTACAGAAGTATGCATTGTTAAATATTGGCTTGCCAAAAGGGAtttttaagagaaacaaaaactaATTTGTACCTTATGTAAATCAAACTATTTTGCAATAACAAAGTTCACAAAGTATCTttagtaaatgcaaatcaatgAGAAGTATAGCGAGATGAGGTATTAACATTGTTAGTAGCCATCTGTGCACATGGTATCAAGCAAAACAAACCaacaacattccaaaaaacaACAACTTAATCACTTAATTTTCTGATATCCATTAGCGACGAATACCGATGATACAAGCTAATCATGTCAATCATGTTTTTCTAATAATTAATTTCATTTTTCAGGATATACAGTTCAGATCAAACTAGAGCCCAAGCTAGACATGAGAGGTTCTAGCCTTACTAGTTAATTGATCAACTCATCAATAATAGGTTCCACAGTGCCAAGCCAAGCATTTAATTTACTGGAGACAGACCGATCAATGTTCTCAATCACCAACATTCAGTCATTCTAAGCATCACACAGCAGCAAAATCAATTGATTGCTATTGAGCAAATTGTCAACAGAGACAATGAAGTTTTAAGTACTTATGGCATACTTTAATTCTTCTGTAAAATACACATCATCGAATTTGCTGGTTGGGAAATGAGTCTCATCAACCTTTAAAGGTTTCAATTGGTTCGAGTAGATATCCTGATATAATGAAACCAATTATCCAATCTCATGATATATTAATATTCTATTGAAAAGATTATATGATGTATGAGAATATATGGGAGCCCTTGTTAGAGCTATTATGAGTGACTTATCCAATCATAATAAATGTCACAAGCAGCCGCATAACTAGggaggtgatttttttttttttttttaaacgccTTATCTGATAGGTTTTAGTTTCAACACAGCTTTGAGCATCAAAGTTACAGAGATGATGCAGCCGACTCAATGCTAAGACATGGGAAACACTGCAATTCCATGTAGTTTTACTTTACGAACACGATCTTTCAAAAATTCAACTTATAAATACCTAACCTCCCTATATCTACTTTGCTTAAAGAAAGATTTGTCGTTATCTTGAGATATTTATGGACCACGATAATTTTCATTCAATCTCCAACTACCCAGCATCATAAATAGGTGAACTTTTGCTAGTTCCCAAGGTCATCACCTTTGTTGCTAGCAAGACTGATAGACTGGTCTGTGACCTCTTTAACATGCCAAGGTTGTTTATGGGGAAAGAATTACATAAAGATGCTAAGCTTGATAATCACTCATTTGCATAGAAATTATCATGGGATACAAGGGGCCAATGACACCTGTATATAAGAGGCTTCAACAAGTAGTGAAGCAATTGTCTTCaagaatttttattaaaatcaTATGAGTGTATTGTTGAAGCAATTGTCTTCaagaatttttattaaaatcaTATGAGTGTAACTTTTCTTTGTTAGTAGCGAGGAGGCATGGCTTGATAGGTTTCTTTTGTTCAAATTGCCTGAAACTATGGAAGTCTGACCCATTCCTGGAGAAATATAATGACTCTAGAAGTATCATTACTTCCTGCAACACATTTATACCATGTTCAGGCTGCTCACCGGACGAAGTGGAAGGCAAAGAGAGCTGAACATATAATTGGATTTAGGAGCGCTCCAGTCTCGTGGATGATGATATTTACATGTAGCTCCAAATTTGCAATCTCCAGTCCTCATGTAATACTGACACTCAGGCTGCCCTGGCCGCTCAGGGAATCCATGTTCCTGCTGATTATTGCTAGATTGTCCATTTGAGGGAGAATATGGCATGTACGGACCGCCATAAGCAATTGTGGCTGAAGATCCATGGTGTCCAATGCCATATAATGGTCCAGCTTGAACAGTTTGTTGTGCTCCAGCTGATGCTACAGGGTTTACTGATGCCTGCATCAAACATAAGAGGTAAAACTTGGGAAAAATAACGCTTTCTGATCGCCTCCACTCTTTTAGGTTACAAAATTATCTTCCTTTGCTTTCTGTTATTTGTTGAACAAGTCAACTGTATTGCACTGCAGTATTTAATTTCTTGGCATTGCCAAGTAATTTCAGCTAGCACACAAGTGAATGCCTTTTAGCTCTTGCCTATACAATAATCACATTTCTCATCTTGGACTAGCTTACAAAAGGTCTTGTTTCATTTGCTTTATATCTTTGCACAAGTTTTATTGTTATGACCCCTTTCTTAATTCACCTTAAAATTAGAGGCCTTCTTTTATCGAAAATAAAGCAGTCTGTTCATATTATTACCGGATAAGGGCTCCATCCTTGCAATGGAACCATTCCAGATGAGAGCATCATCGGAGTGTATGAGCCTGGTATATATGATCCAGGAACTACAGGCGACCTTCCCATTTGCCAATTTGCAAGAGGAGCATATGTATGGGGGGAGGGCACAGATGCTGATTGTAATGGTGGATATATTCCAGGGATCACCGGAACACCACCAAATTCTGGATGATGAAATTTACATGTAGGACCAAACTTGCAATGCCCAGTCTTCATATAGTAGGAGCATTCTTTCTCACCCTGCAGTTCATTCATATCAAtactttttttacaaaaataattagaaaaattgCAAAGAAGCAAAATCATCGGAGATCTTTCACACCGGGCGCAGAGGGAACCCATTGTTGTTTAACACAACAGATTGCACAGATCCATCTTGCTTAGGATGGTGATATTTGCAATTGGAACCAAATTTACAACTCCCAGTCTTCAAATAATActgtaaaaaaacaaaataataagCAGTAAAGCACCAATAACTAACAAGTCATCTGGCATATACATATAATGAGTGATGTGAATCATTACTTCATTTTTCATTTGTGCACCCTGCATGCCTGTGGACAAGCAGCAGGTACATGTTACACTGAGTGCGGCAAATAGTGTGCAGGAGTTACTCCATGGATGGTCGAATGTGTGACTGATGCTCACTTTTTATGAAAGATAGTTAAATTTGAGTCCGATGGTGCTAATGTACCTCACATACAGGTTGACCCAATCGTTCTGGGAAGTCTGATGCTGCTCCATTCTTTGCACCTCCACCAAACTACAGTTTTAAAATGATGTAAAAAAGAAACTACTATCAGTTTCACACttaatgaaaaattgcaaaattattcCCAAGAATTCTATTTGACAACATAAACTTTTGGCAACTAGAGATTTATTTGCACCAGATATCAGAGATCCTAAATCATTAAGGATGATCATTAAAGGATCAGAAGCATACTTACAAGTGCAAATTATAACTATTAAGTAATAGTGATACTGAAAGTTGTGACCTTTCGCAAGCTTAGCAGGTCATAAAGCACCTAATCCGTAAAAATTCAGGACAAAAGAGTAACTTTAAGCTATCAAGTACCAACAAATATTGGCCACCAATGTCATATGAAAGTAACATAAAAACTATACAAGCCATCAGTTTCTTGTCACATTTGACATAGAAAACTTATAACTGCCAAATGGAGAAAAAGGTAACTTTTTATGTCACCACTCAACAGAATCACTATGACAACACTAAACTGAGAAAAAATGGAGAACGGACAAATGGGATCTCAGCAAATGCATTGATTGCAACCTAGTAAAATTGGAAGGTGACAATAAAGCCAAACTAGTAAATTTGAAGCAAACAAGGAAGAGCAACGATCAGCATAGCAGGCATCACGAATCAACCATGAAAGGAAGGAACTCTATGCAGCACACATAACCGGCCATCCGCTTCCAAGGGGCTGCTGACGTCCAGGTACACACACCACGATCTGGTCCAGACTCTGATGTCACTACCTGATAACTATTAAGTAATAACAAGACACCACGGGGAAATTCCACAGGTGCCGCGCTCATAATCCGCTAAAGAAGAACCACATTACCCAAATCACCAGTTTCTGCGGTGTGATCCTCACGGGGGTCACGCGGTAACTACCTCGATTACATGGTAAACATACCTAAAGCAGAGTCATTTATCGGCAACCGCGTGTTGCCGCAACAGATCGGGAAAAGTTCAAGAGTACGCGCGAAAGGGGAAGTGAGAGGAGTCTGCTCACTTCAGTGCCGCCGCGATCGCGTGGGTGGTTGTAGCGGCATCGCTCCCCAAAGCCGCAGGCGCCCGTGCGGAGGTAGTAGCCGCAGTCCGCCTCGCCCGGCCGCTCCGGCagccgcgccgcctcctccccctccccgccgccgttgGCGCCGTCCAGCCCCAGCCTCCACATCGGCCCTGCAACCACGCAATCTCCCACCCACCCGTCACCCCCAAATCCACCGAGATCCGCTCGCCGTACGGCCTGTGAGAGATCTAAGGAAAACGAACCTTCGAGGCCGGCGCCGGGGCTCGCGCGGCCGCCCTCTCCTCCGGCCGCTTCCTCCGCGTGCGGCTCCATGGCGTCGCGGCGGGGGAGGGAAGCTTTCGGAAGCGGCGGTCGGGCGGGGGAGGAGGCGATCggagtgggaggagatcgggtTTTTTTTCCCCTCTCGTTCCCTTTCCTTCCACCACTGTGGTGTGGCAGGCAAGGCCACTgctccccccctctctctctctcttcactctctcctgcttttttttttccttgcgtttctttttcctctctatTTTTCCGCTGGGTTTTTCGTTTTTCCACCCCACTGTCTCGCGGCTTCGCTCGCGTGCACCTGTCCGATTCTACGCTGGGCCTGGGGTAGGTGTTcgtttccctttttctttttttttccgcCCCTTTTCTGAAAAAGATTTTTTCCCCTGATCGTTATTGCTTTTGCTGCAGGACCACGCTTGAGGTGGCTTAGCTATCTAGGGGCGGATTTATGGTGATTTTCTTCGCTGCACAGCCTGGGGTATAAAGGTTGGAGGTAAGATACGTTATGGCTCTTTAGGGTAAAGTTATGTTGTTTGTTGACTTTTTTTTATAACATAACATGAGAATTAAAGTACGTCATCGGTATATTTTTAGACAAACAGTGAATTATATCACCTTTATtttgattcttttttctttagatTAGGATCAAAGTTGATTGAAGTTGACATTGTGCCGCTGATTTTGTTGATGGGTTCGTTTTTACGAAAGTTTAGTAACTTACGTCATTTCTCACACGTCACGTGAAAAGCATCTCTGTATGAAAGGTGTGATACTTCCTTATCTAGTGATGAGGTGTAGTTTTTTAAAGCATCGTCTTTTAACCTACCATATAGCTTCACTTAATGTAAGTCATatcattttttctatatttgttACGTTTTCATCGTTTAAAGTTCCATATCGGATAACCTTCTAACCTACCATGTAGCTTTACACAATGTAAGTTTTATCCCATTTTCTATCTTAACAACTACACACGTATTTTATACATATTGAATCAATTCAGATATAACAAtccaaaaaattaaaagaatatagtataataaaagagagatttgaataCACGAAATTCATAACAGTATCATGTAATTTTAAGAGAGAAGATAATGACGAATACCTGAACAAAAGGGTGGAGGGGACCATGTCATCCAGAATTGATTGTCCGTAGCAACGTTGCGAGAATAATCAAGATGGTGGCTAATTTGTGAGGGGATGCAAATAATTCTCGCATAGTTTTTGGTATAAAGATAGTGCGATAGAGATGATCTTCGTGTTAGATGACGGTGAAGACGACGTGCGGACGGTAGCACATCCTCTCTAGAATGCCAATGATGTAGGCGAATTGCGAGAGGCTACACACCCTCTGTAGAAACCTGACGCTGTCAAAATACGGGAGGTGTACACTCTCTGTAGAAATCTGACTagatatggaagataaataatgaAAGATTAAATGTGTTTTTAGAATGTATAGAAGCAAAATATTAGGCATCCAggcatagaaaataaataataaaatattgaatgtatttttgaacGAGGAACTCTGTACGGTATCTATTTGATTAACTTGAGTGA includes:
- the LOC133909238 gene encoding zinc finger CCCH domain-containing protein 6-like isoform X2, giving the protein MEPHAEEAAGGEGGRASPGAGLEGPMWRLGLDGANGGGEGEEAARLPERPGEADCGYYLRTGACGFGERCRYNHPRDRGGTEFGGGAKNGAASDFPERLGQPVCEYYLKTGSCKFGSNCKYHHPKQDGSVQSVVLNNNGFPLRPGEKECSYYMKTGHCKFGPTCKFHHPEFGGVPVIPGIYPPLQSASVPSPHTYAPLANWQMGRSPVVPGSYIPGSYTPMMLSSGMVPLQGWSPYPASVNPVASAGAQQTVQAGPLYGIGHHGSSATIAYGGPYMPYSPSNGQSSNNQQEHGFPERPGQPECQYYMRTGDCKFGATCKYHHPRDWSAPKSNYMFSSLCLPLRPGAQPCAYFAQNGYCRYGVACKYDHPMGTLGYSSSALPLSDISIAPYPLGFPVATLAPSSSSPDLRPEYISTKDPSVNQVVSPVATPEPVGAILPKGVFPPDTIMRAQTSTAGGSSSSPGGGH
- the LOC133909238 gene encoding zinc finger CCCH domain-containing protein 6-like isoform X1; the protein is MEPHAEEAAGGEGGRASPGAGLEGPMWRLGLDGANGGGEGEEAARLPERPGEADCGYYLRTGACGFGERCRYNHPRDRGGTEFGGGAKNGAASDFPERLGQPVCEYYLKTGSCKFGSNCKYHHPKQDGSVQSVVLNNNGFPLRPGEKECSYYMKTGHCKFGPTCKFHHPEFGGVPVIPGIYPPLQSASVPSPHTYAPLANWQMGRSPVVPGSYIPGSYTPMMLSSGMVPLQGWSPYPASVNPVASAGAQQTVQAGPLYGIGHHGSSATIAYGGPYMPYSPSNGQSSNNQQEHGFPERPGQPECQYYMRTGDCKFGATCKYHHPRDWSAPKSNYMFSSLCLPLRPVSSLNMGAQPCAYFAQNGYCRYGVACKYDHPMGTLGYSSSALPLSDISIAPYPLGFPVATLAPSSSSPDLRPEYISTKDPSVNQVVSPVATPEPVGAILPKGVFPPDTIMRAQTSTAGGSSSSPGGGH